A genomic window from Sceloporus undulatus isolate JIND9_A2432 ecotype Alabama chromosome 9, SceUnd_v1.1, whole genome shotgun sequence includes:
- the ECM1 gene encoding extracellular matrix protein 1, protein MAQKMMLLGLLLALWLALAKAATLAPKGDEAEKPPLQPFDDDVLQQQIAPDEIPLEFLFQKEIDLGEGLDLPVLIHGEPQVSLSGPIGPRARRPSGCFNGLLCTRAAPLYRLDEFPPARPTTRNIGNICNQGRKKLSYGPWNLPQTSYSHLSRQGDALNNLEAGVSECCQLEDDEEKLPCCAAVWSDVLEKFCDTEFSIKTRPYHCCKMRGLHRERCFVKEATFLDYDFKNQTFPEEEPYQIPSGYKEEKNLKISFPPGQPTKENMKNICQLRKFRNSVLAATSLPLSHFGWFVRQAKALNRVEKEFKKCCRKEDIGCARKGWEKALTQYCRQEFSVKTRPHMCCKEGEMDARFNCFNNLAPYPAYDKEIKSVSLADITSPLLDSLCGQFTLLSKGRQIPALIQNITEPCCQLQGSERIDCAKEEKTQFIANLCGTQRKSWKDPESCCAKEENEVRESCFNSNYLSNVALASVEQATAMPTEPAVTVQPE, encoded by the exons ATGGCTCAGAAGATGATGCTCCTGGGTCTCCTCCTGGCTTTGTGGCTAGCCCTGGCCAAGGCGGCCACCCTGGCTCCCAAAG GAGATGAGGCTGAGAAGCCACCTCTTCAACCCTTCGACGACGACGTCCTCCAACAGCAAATCGCTCCGGATGAGATCCCACTGGAGTTTCTCTTCCAGAAAGAAATCGACTTGGGAGAAG GTCTTGACCTCCCCGTCCTGATCCATGGGGAGCCCCAGGTCAGTCTGTCGGGCCCGATTGGCCCCAGGGCAAGGCGGCCTAGTGGGTGCTTCAACGGTCTGCTCTGCACCCGGGCAGCCCCCCTCTACAGACTGGACGAATTCCCCCCTGCCCGCCCCACGACCAGAAACATCGGCAACATCTGCAACCAAGGGCGGAAGAAGCTCTCTTACGGGCCGTGGAACTTGCCCCAGACCAGCTACAGCCATCTTTCCCGCCAAGGAGATGCCCTCAACAACCTGGAAGCTGGGGTTTCCGAGTGCTGTCAGCTGGAGGACGATGAGGAGAAACTACCCTGCTGTGCCGCAGTG TGGTCAGATGTCTTGGAGAAGTTCTGCGACACTGAATTCTCTATAAAGACGAGGCCGTACCACTGTTGCAAGATGAGGGGTCTCCATCGGGAGCGCTGCTTCGTCAAAGAGGCCACTTTCCTGGATTACGACTTCAAGAACCAGACCTTTCCAGAGGAGGAGCCGTACCAGATTCCCTCCGGCTACAAGGAGGAGAAGAACCTGAAGATCTCCTTCCCTCCCGGACAGCCCACCAAGGAAAACATGAAGAACATTTGCCAGCTGCGCAAATTCCGGAATTCCGTCTTGGCGGCAACCAGCCTCCCACTGTCACATTTTGGATGGTTCGTGCGCCAAGCCAAGGCCCTGAATCGCGTGGAGAAGGAGTTCAAGAAGTGTTGCCGGAAGGAGGATATTGGGTGCGCCCGCAAAGGG TGGGAAAAAGCCCTCACTCAGTACTGCAGGCAGGAGTTCTCGGTGAAGACCAGGCCCCACATGTGCTGCAAAGAGGGTGAAATGGACGCCCGATTCAACTGCTTTAACAACCTGGCCCCGTACCCGGCCTACGACAAGGAGATCAAGTCGGTCAGCCTGGCGGACATCACTTCGCCCCTCCTGGACTCGCTCTGCGGCCAGTTCACGCTTCTGAGCAAGGG GAGACAGATCCCTGCTCTCATCCAGAACATCACAGAACCCTGTTGCCAACTGCAAGGCAGCGAGAGAATTGACTGTGCCAAGGAAGAG AAAACCCAGTTTATCGCCAATCTTTGCGGCACTCAGAGAAAGAGCTGGAAAGACCCCGAAAGCTGTTGCGCCAAAGAGGAAAATGAAGTTCGTGAAAGCTGCTTCAACTCCAACTACCTGAGCAATGTGGCTCTGGCCAGCGTTGAACAAGCTACCGCCATGCCGACAGAGCCCGCCGTAACAGTCCAGCCAGAATAA